A stretch of Bordetella genomosp. 13 DNA encodes these proteins:
- a CDS encoding CaiB/BaiF CoA transferase family protein has product MNDTSGATAEGGAAVSAGALAGVRVVDLSRVLAGPLCTQILADHGAQVVKVEPPAGDDTRRLGPPFAESGDAAYFQALNRGKRSIALDLTLANERETLLGLLRDADVLVENFLPGTMERWGLGYEQALAERFPRLVYCSITGFGDDGPLGGLPGYDAVLQAMCGLMSVNGTPDSGPTRLGVPVVDHLTGYTALAGILMALVARQRTGRGQRVETTLFDTALSLLVPHASNWFHSGKAPALTGSAHPNIAPYDQFEARDGPMFLGILNNAQFARFCRVIGREGLAGDVRFVSNASRVENSPDLRKEIETSLREFGRERLCAELMAAGIAAGPVNTVPQALDQAHAAHRGMVVRSGAYRGLGVPIRLSATPGAVGHAPPALSAHEKEIRGELE; this is encoded by the coding sequence ATGAACGACACCTCGGGCGCGACGGCAGAGGGTGGGGCGGCCGTTTCGGCCGGCGCGTTGGCGGGCGTGCGGGTCGTGGACCTGTCGCGGGTGCTGGCGGGGCCGCTGTGCACGCAGATCCTGGCCGACCATGGCGCACAGGTGGTCAAGGTCGAGCCGCCCGCGGGCGACGATACGCGGCGGCTCGGGCCGCCGTTCGCGGAGAGCGGCGACGCGGCGTACTTCCAGGCGCTCAATCGCGGCAAGCGTTCGATCGCCCTGGATCTGACGCTCGCGAACGAACGCGAGACGCTGCTGGGCCTGCTGCGCGACGCCGACGTGCTGGTCGAGAACTTCCTGCCCGGCACCATGGAGCGCTGGGGCCTGGGTTATGAGCAGGCGCTGGCCGAGCGCTTTCCAAGGCTGGTGTACTGCAGCATCACCGGCTTCGGCGACGATGGCCCGCTGGGCGGCCTGCCGGGCTATGACGCCGTGCTGCAGGCCATGTGCGGCCTGATGAGCGTCAACGGCACGCCGGACTCCGGCCCGACCCGGCTGGGCGTGCCGGTGGTGGACCACCTGACCGGCTACACCGCGCTGGCCGGCATCCTGATGGCCCTGGTGGCGCGGCAGCGTACCGGCCGCGGTCAACGCGTCGAAACCACGTTGTTCGACACGGCGCTCAGCCTGCTGGTGCCGCACGCGTCCAACTGGTTTCATTCGGGCAAGGCGCCGGCCCTCACCGGCAGCGCCCATCCCAACATCGCGCCGTACGACCAGTTCGAAGCCCGCGACGGCCCGATGTTCCTGGGCATCCTGAACAACGCGCAGTTCGCGCGTTTCTGCCGAGTGATCGGCCGCGAAGGGCTGGCCGGCGATGTCCGCTTTGTGTCCAACGCCTCGCGCGTCGAGAACTCGCCCGACCTGCGCAAAGAGATCGAGACGAGCCTGCGCGAGTTCGGGCGCGAGCGCTTGTGCGCCGAACTGATGGCGGCAGGCATTGCCGCCGGGCCGGTCAACACGGTGCCGCAGGCGCTGGACCAGGCGCATGCGGCGCATCGCGGCATGGTGGTGCGCAGCGGCGCGTATCGAGGACTGGGCGTGCCGATCCGGCTGTCCGCCACGCCCGGTGCGGTGGGTCACGCGCCGCCCGCCCTGTCGGCACACGAAAAGGAGATCCGCGGCGAACTTGAATAG